In a genomic window of Streptomyces sp. NBC_01231:
- the uraD gene encoding 2-oxo-4-hydroxy-4-carboxy-5-ureidoimidazoline decarboxylase, translating into MTSTPTPPGLARFNALGEHAAFAALHEACASAAWVKRLLAARPYADTGSLYAASDTAMAELTSDDLAEAMAGHPPIGRPEPGDPTSTREQRGMAGASEELRAEMLELNLAYQDRFGHVFLICATGRTGEQMRDAVKERIGNSPEQEREIVRTELGKINRIRLARLVDED; encoded by the coding sequence GTGACGTCGACTCCCACGCCCCCGGGCCTGGCCCGGTTCAACGCCCTGGGCGAGCACGCGGCCTTCGCCGCACTCCATGAGGCGTGCGCGTCCGCGGCCTGGGTGAAGCGACTGCTCGCCGCACGCCCGTACGCCGACACCGGCAGTCTCTACGCCGCCAGTGACACGGCGATGGCCGAGCTGACCTCCGACGACCTCGCGGAGGCGATGGCCGGGCACCCGCCGATCGGCCGCCCCGAGCCGGGCGACCCCACGTCGACGCGCGAACAGCGCGGCATGGCCGGCGCCTCCGAGGAACTCAGGGCGGAGATGCTCGAACTGAACCTGGCCTACCAGGACAGGTTCGGCCATGTCTTCCTGATCTGCGCCACCGGACGGACCGGCGAACAGATGCGGGACGCGGTCAAGGAGCGGATCGGGAACTCGCCGGAGCAGGAGCGGGAGATCGTCCGCACCGAGCTGGGCAAGATCAACCGTATCCGCCTGGCCCGACTGGTCGACGAAGACTGA
- the uraH gene encoding hydroxyisourate hydrolase, with protein sequence MSTSTSTSTSTTASVSTHILDTSVGRPAVGVPVQLAARSGRDAHFQALGGSATDADGRCRDLPALPEGTTHVRLDFAVEPYFEKKQADAQQDAPANRDSGAVFFPEVAITFAVRPGEHYHVPLLLNPFGYSVYRGS encoded by the coding sequence ATGAGCACCAGCACCAGCACCAGCACGAGCACCACCGCCTCGGTGTCGACCCACATCCTCGACACCAGCGTCGGCCGCCCCGCCGTGGGCGTCCCCGTCCAGCTCGCCGCCCGCTCCGGGCGCGACGCGCACTTCCAGGCGCTCGGCGGCTCCGCGACGGACGCGGACGGGCGGTGCAGGGACCTGCCGGCGCTGCCGGAGGGCACCACACACGTACGGCTCGACTTCGCGGTGGAGCCGTACTTCGAGAAGAAGCAAGCCGATGCGCAGCAGGACGCCCCCGCGAATCGGGACAGCGGTGCCGTGTTCTTCCCCGAGGTGGCCATCACCTTCGCGGTGAGGCCCGGCGAGCACTACCACGTACCGCTGCTGCTCAACCCGTTCGGCTACTCCGTATACCGAGGGAGCTAG
- the pucL gene encoding urate oxidase has translation MTDTSRPSRPVILGQNQYGKAENRVVKITRDGSTHHIKDLNVSVSLSGDMDEVHHSGSNANVLPTDTTKNTVYAFAKEYGIESAEQFGIHLARHFVTSQEPIHRARIRIEEYAWERIEHTGPGEHSFVRKGQETRLAQITYGGSSWEVVSGLKDLTVMNSTDSEFWGYVKDKYTTLPEARDRILATEVSSRWRFNWTEDAQQMPVWDESYAQVKGHLLRAFAETYSLSLQQSLYAMGARIIDHRGEIDEVRFSLPNKHHFLVDLEPFGLKNATEDGAVYLAADRPYGLIEATVLRDGCEAKIPVDLTNL, from the coding sequence ATGACAGACACTTCCCGCCCTTCCCGCCCTGTGATCCTGGGACAGAACCAGTACGGCAAGGCCGAGAACCGAGTCGTCAAGATCACGCGGGACGGCTCCACCCACCACATCAAGGACCTGAACGTCTCGGTGTCGCTGAGCGGCGACATGGACGAGGTCCACCACTCCGGCTCCAACGCCAACGTCCTGCCGACCGACACCACCAAGAACACGGTGTACGCGTTCGCCAAGGAGTACGGCATCGAGTCGGCCGAGCAGTTCGGCATCCACCTCGCCCGCCACTTCGTGACGAGCCAGGAGCCGATCCACCGAGCCCGCATCCGCATCGAGGAGTACGCCTGGGAACGGATCGAGCACACTGGGCCAGGCGAGCACTCGTTCGTCCGCAAAGGCCAGGAGACCCGTCTCGCTCAGATCACGTACGGCGGTTCGTCGTGGGAGGTCGTCTCCGGTCTCAAGGATCTGACCGTCATGAACTCGACCGACTCCGAGTTCTGGGGTTACGTCAAGGACAAGTACACCACTCTTCCCGAGGCCCGCGACCGCATCCTGGCCACCGAGGTCTCAAGCCGCTGGCGCTTCAACTGGACCGAGGACGCGCAGCAGATGCCGGTCTGGGACGAGTCGTACGCACAGGTCAAGGGGCACCTTCTGCGAGCCTTCGCGGAGACGTACTCCCTGTCGCTCCAGCAGAGCCTGTACGCCATGGGCGCGCGCATCATCGACCACCGCGGCGAGATCGACGAGGTCCGCTTCTCGCTCCCGAACAAGCACCACTTCCTCGTGGACCTGGAGCCGTTCGGGCTCAAGAACGCGACCGAAGACGGTGCTGTGTACCTCGCCGCCGACCGTCCCTACGGCCTGATCGAGGCCACCGTCCTGCGGGACGGCTGCGAGGCGAAGATCCCGGTGGACCTCACCAACCTCTGA
- a CDS encoding 8-oxoguanine deaminase, with amino-acid sequence MAADRRLVIENCSIATVDAHDTEYESGHVVVAGNRIEAVGAGRAPEGLANVERRIDADGHLVTPGLVNTHHHYYQWITRGLATDHNLFDWLVALYPTWARIDEQMVRAAAQGSLAMMARGGVTTAMDHHYVFPRGSGDLSGAIIGVAREMGVRFTLARGSMDRSEKDGGLPPDFAVETLDGALAATEETVGQHHDASFDAMTQVAVAPCSPFSVSTELMRQGAELARRLGVRLHTHGSETVEEEQFCKELFGMGPTDYFESTGWLGEDVWMAHCVHMNDSDIDAFARTRTGVAHCPSSNARLAAGIARVPDMLAAGIPVGLGVDGTASNESGELHTELRNALLINRLGAHREAALNARQALRLGTYGGAQVLGRASEIGSLEPGKLADLVLWKLDTLAHASIADPVTALVFGAAAPVTASFVNGRQIVEDNRLLTADEDAIARSTRAEARRLAEIAGS; translated from the coding sequence ATGGCAGCAGACCGGCGCCTCGTCATCGAGAACTGTTCGATCGCGACCGTCGACGCCCACGACACCGAGTACGAGAGCGGGCATGTCGTCGTCGCCGGTAACCGCATCGAGGCGGTCGGCGCGGGCAGGGCACCGGAGGGCCTGGCGAACGTCGAACGCAGGATCGATGCCGACGGCCACCTCGTGACCCCTGGCCTCGTCAACACCCACCACCACTACTACCAGTGGATCACCCGGGGGCTGGCCACCGACCACAACCTGTTCGACTGGCTCGTCGCGCTGTACCCGACCTGGGCGCGCATCGACGAGCAGATGGTCCGCGCGGCCGCCCAGGGTTCGCTCGCGATGATGGCCCGCGGCGGTGTCACCACGGCCATGGACCACCACTACGTCTTCCCGCGGGGCTCCGGCGACCTGTCCGGCGCGATCATCGGCGTCGCCCGTGAGATGGGTGTCCGTTTCACCCTCGCCCGCGGTTCCATGGACCGCAGTGAGAAGGACGGCGGGCTGCCGCCCGACTTCGCCGTGGAGACCCTGGACGGTGCCCTCGCCGCCACCGAGGAAACCGTCGGGCAGCACCATGACGCCTCCTTCGACGCGATGACCCAGGTCGCCGTCGCGCCCTGCTCGCCCTTCTCCGTGTCCACCGAACTGATGAGGCAGGGCGCCGAGTTGGCCCGACGCCTCGGCGTACGGCTGCACACCCACGGCTCGGAGACCGTGGAGGAGGAGCAGTTCTGCAAGGAACTGTTCGGCATGGGCCCCACCGACTACTTCGAATCCACCGGCTGGCTCGGCGAGGACGTGTGGATGGCGCACTGCGTCCACATGAACGACTCCGACATCGACGCCTTCGCCCGGACGAGGACCGGCGTCGCCCACTGCCCCTCGTCCAACGCCCGCCTGGCCGCCGGAATCGCCCGCGTCCCCGACATGCTCGCCGCCGGCATTCCGGTCGGCCTGGGGGTCGACGGCACCGCGTCGAACGAGTCCGGCGAACTCCACACCGAGTTGCGCAACGCGCTCCTGATCAACCGCCTGGGCGCCCACCGAGAAGCCGCCCTGAACGCCCGTCAGGCACTGCGCCTGGGCACCTACGGCGGCGCCCAAGTCCTGGGCCGCGCAAGCGAGATCGGGTCCCTGGAGCCCGGCAAGCTCGCCGACCTGGTGCTCTGGAAGCTCGACACCCTCGCCCACGCCTCGATCGCCGACCCGGTGACCGCGCTGGTCTTCGGCGCGGCGGCCCCGGTCACCGCGTCCTTCGTGAACGGCCGCCAGATCGTCGAGGACAACCGGCTGCTCACCGCCGACGAGGACGCGATCGCCCGCTCCACGCGCGCCGAGGCGCGACGGCTGGCGGAGATCGCCGGAAGCTGA
- a CDS encoding helix-turn-helix domain-containing protein — MTTALTERLLPVPDALRPWIADIAAMAVAGPLPESFTHVPDTATKLVVRVEDTGRRDTLVIGPRTRASYHADADKRVVSCVQVRLGPGTVRPLLGTPAVELVGHVVPLGALPTRTARRLARELVDLGPEEMTARLAEALLDRLAPVADGTRTRLLRAAVDALSTRPGRAPATVRDVARELAVSERQLRNLFAEGVGLSPKHYARISRVRHLLTHATDARWAELAAATGYYDQSHMTSDFRTVMGVPPGSFFTGRLPAPRPCQAVTRV; from the coding sequence GTGACGACCGCCCTGACCGAACGCCTCCTGCCCGTCCCCGACGCCCTGCGGCCATGGATCGCCGACATCGCGGCGATGGCCGTGGCGGGCCCGCTGCCCGAGTCGTTCACCCATGTGCCGGACACCGCGACCAAGTTGGTCGTCCGGGTCGAGGACACGGGGCGGCGCGACACCCTTGTGATCGGTCCGCGCACCCGTGCCTCCTACCACGCGGACGCGGACAAGCGGGTGGTGTCCTGCGTCCAGGTGCGTCTGGGCCCGGGCACCGTGCGCCCCCTGCTCGGCACACCGGCCGTCGAACTCGTCGGCCACGTCGTGCCGTTGGGTGCCCTGCCGACGAGGACGGCCCGGCGACTCGCTCGCGAGCTGGTCGACCTGGGGCCGGAGGAGATGACCGCGCGTCTGGCGGAGGCGCTGCTCGACCGGCTCGCCCCGGTCGCCGACGGCACACGCACCCGGCTGCTGCGGGCCGCCGTCGACGCCCTGTCGACCCGGCCCGGCCGCGCCCCCGCCACCGTGCGCGACGTGGCCCGCGAGCTCGCCGTCAGCGAGCGTCAGTTACGCAACCTCTTCGCCGAGGGCGTCGGCCTGTCGCCGAAGCACTACGCCCGCATCAGCCGCGTACGCCATCTGCTCACGCACGCGACCGACGCTCGCTGGGCGGAGCTGGCCGCCGCCACCGGCTACTACGACCAGTCACACATGACGTCCGACTTCCGTACCGTGATGGGTGTGCCGCCCGGGTCGTTCTTCACCGGCCGGCTGCCGGCCCCCCGGCCCTGCCAGGCGGTCACGCGGGTGTGA
- a CDS encoding NAD(P)H-binding protein, protein MVSMFLVTGATGTIGSEVVRQLAARGEKVRALTRDPAKAVVPPGVEVLRGDYRDPGSLEVAMSGVTAAFLVGVPAPGTWHDQALVAAARAAGVSRLVKLSAIGTGDPELGPSGSWHLDGERAVRDSGARWTILRPSAYASNTLSWADPIKAGEPVPNLTGDGLQGVVDPRDVSEVATRALVDPGHEGRTYTLTGPETIGVPGQAAVLADIIGRRVTARDLSAPEVRQYVLGWGLEEKAADGVLAGTAYVRRGGNAVVTGDVSEVLGRTARTYREWAEDHKGVFGAG, encoded by the coding sequence GTGGTCAGCATGTTTCTTGTGACGGGTGCCACGGGCACCATCGGCAGTGAAGTCGTACGACAACTCGCGGCGCGTGGCGAGAAGGTGCGCGCCCTGACCCGCGACCCGGCGAAGGCTGTGGTGCCGCCGGGCGTGGAGGTGCTGCGCGGGGACTACCGGGATCCGGGCTCCCTGGAGGTGGCGATGTCCGGGGTGACGGCCGCGTTCCTGGTGGGCGTACCCGCCCCGGGGACGTGGCACGACCAGGCGCTGGTGGCGGCGGCGCGGGCGGCCGGCGTGTCCCGCCTGGTGAAGCTCTCCGCCATCGGCACCGGTGATCCCGAGCTGGGTCCGTCCGGCTCCTGGCACCTCGACGGCGAACGCGCCGTCCGGGACAGCGGCGCGCGGTGGACGATCCTGCGGCCCTCCGCGTACGCGTCCAACACACTGAGCTGGGCGGACCCCATCAAGGCGGGCGAGCCGGTGCCGAACCTGACCGGAGACGGGTTGCAGGGCGTGGTCGACCCGCGGGATGTCTCCGAAGTGGCGACCCGGGCCTTGGTCGACCCCGGGCACGAGGGACGGACGTACACACTGACCGGACCGGAGACGATCGGCGTGCCCGGCCAGGCCGCCGTACTCGCGGACATCATCGGCCGCCGCGTCACCGCGCGCGACCTCTCGGCGCCGGAGGTCCGGCAGTACGTGCTCGGTTGGGGCCTCGAGGAGAAGGCCGCGGACGGTGTCCTGGCGGGCACCGCCTACGTCCGGCGGGGCGGGAACGCCGTCGTCACCGGGGATGTGTCCGAGGTGCTGGGGCGCACGGCGCGTACCTACCGGGAGTGGGCCGAGGACCACAAGGGGGTGTTCGGGGCGGGGTGA
- a CDS encoding acyl-CoA thioesterase yields the protein MTEAFSVPVTVRGYETDVQGHLNQSVYLNYAEHARWSLLKAAGISQSGLIGSGVGPVTLETTIRYRRELVAGDEIEVTCGFAWGEGKTFRIEQTIRKADGTVAAEITAVGGLLDLKERRLVADPREYFRELAADPGLFGL from the coding sequence GTGACCGAAGCGTTTTCCGTCCCGGTGACCGTCCGCGGGTACGAGACGGACGTGCAGGGCCATCTCAACCAGAGCGTCTACCTCAACTACGCGGAACACGCCCGCTGGTCGCTGCTGAAGGCGGCCGGGATCAGCCAGTCCGGTCTCATCGGAAGCGGCGTGGGCCCGGTGACCCTGGAGACCACCATCCGCTACCGCCGCGAGTTAGTGGCCGGCGACGAGATCGAGGTGACGTGCGGCTTCGCCTGGGGCGAGGGCAAGACCTTCCGGATCGAGCAGACGATCCGCAAGGCGGACGGCACGGTGGCCGCCGAGATCACGGCCGTCGGAGGCCTGCTGGACCTCAAGGAGCGCAGGCTGGTGGCGGATCCACGGGAGTACTTCAGGGAACTGGCGGCGGATCCGGGCCTGTTCGGGCTGTAG
- a CDS encoding histidine phosphatase family protein, translating to MSDLFLVRHGETEWSRSGRHTGRTDVPLTGHGRAEARRLVPLIRSHRIGAAFVSPLQRARETAELIGLHDARVDTDLYEWDYGGYEGVTTVEIQRTRPDWFLFTDGVAPGPPDHPGETPEQVGERADRVLARVDAAFANTEGCVVLVAHGHFLRVLTARRLGLPPSGGALFQLATGALGRLGTEHGRPVIAGWNVRAPS from the coding sequence ATGAGTGATCTCTTCCTGGTGCGGCACGGTGAGACCGAGTGGTCGCGGTCGGGACGGCACACCGGACGGACGGACGTCCCGCTGACCGGGCACGGCCGTGCCGAGGCGCGGCGGCTGGTCCCGCTGATCCGGTCGCACCGGATCGGGGCCGCCTTCGTCAGCCCGCTGCAGCGCGCCCGGGAGACCGCGGAGCTGATCGGGCTGCACGACGCGCGGGTCGACACCGACCTCTACGAGTGGGACTACGGCGGCTACGAGGGGGTCACGACCGTCGAGATCCAGCGCACCCGACCGGACTGGTTCCTGTTCACGGACGGGGTCGCACCCGGGCCGCCGGACCACCCCGGGGAGACCCCGGAGCAGGTCGGTGAGCGGGCCGATCGCGTGCTGGCCAGGGTCGACGCCGCGTTCGCCAACACCGAGGGCTGTGTGGTCCTGGTGGCACACGGCCACTTCCTACGCGTCCTCACGGCCCGTCGGCTCGGGCTGCCGCCGTCGGGCGGGGCACTGTTCCAGCTGGCGACGGGCGCGCTCGGCCGACTCGGCACGGAGCACGGGCGGCCGGTGATCGCGGGGTGGAATGTCAGAGCCCCGTCGTAG
- a CDS encoding helix-turn-helix transcriptional regulator, with protein MSPRRSYDQYCSAARALDVVGDRWTLLIVRELLAGPRRYTDLHADLPGVSTDVLASRLKDMEREGLTTRRRLPPPGAAYVYELTGRGRELLPVLQALGQWGQTELGERRPTDAVRAHWFALPLLRSLEVEGLVEVRLEEGDFHLYVGAEQGPVYGDGPAPREPDARLAMDTDTCLLVGRGELSVPDAVRAGRIEVTGDGAPAKALREA; from the coding sequence ATGTCACCTCGCCGAAGCTACGACCAGTACTGTTCCGCGGCCCGGGCGCTCGACGTCGTCGGCGACCGCTGGACCCTGCTGATCGTCCGCGAACTCCTGGCCGGCCCGCGCCGCTACACGGACCTGCACGCCGACCTGCCGGGCGTGAGCACGGACGTCCTCGCCTCACGGCTGAAGGACATGGAGCGGGAGGGGCTGACGACCCGACGCAGGCTGCCACCGCCGGGGGCCGCGTACGTCTACGAACTCACCGGTCGGGGGCGCGAGTTGCTGCCCGTACTTCAGGCGCTGGGGCAGTGGGGGCAGACCGAGTTGGGTGAGCGGCGGCCCACCGACGCCGTACGGGCGCACTGGTTCGCGCTGCCGCTGCTGCGTTCGCTGGAGGTCGAGGGGCTCGTCGAAGTCCGTCTGGAGGAGGGGGACTTCCATCTGTATGTCGGCGCCGAGCAAGGGCCCGTGTACGGCGATGGGCCCGCCCCGCGGGAGCCGGACGCCCGGCTGGCGATGGATACCGACACGTGCCTGCTCGTCGGGCGGGGGGAGTTGAGTGTGCCGGACGCGGTGCGAGCCGGGCGTATCGAGGTGACCGGTGACGGGGCTCCGGCGAAGGCCTTGCGGGAGGCCTGA
- a CDS encoding VWA domain-containing protein, whose product MITSKQLAAGVCALLAALTAGIAFPAAAVAGEPTGGTAPKVDLVLDVSGSMRTRDIDGGTRMAAAKQAFNEVLDATPEEVELGIRTLGADYPGDNQKTGCKDTAQLYPVGPLDRTEAKTAVATLSPTGWTPIGPALLKAAGDLDGGDGSKRIVLISDGEDTCAPLDPCEVAREIAAKGIGLTIDTLGLVPNAKMRQQLSCIAEATGGTYTSVEHTDELTDRVNQLVDRAADPVVTPVATQGATECAKAPTLKSGLYTDREEFGQQRWYRVDVPAGQELRASVSVTADRTVNPDYGTLLRAVTVHGREIVRGEAAGIGRTDVISTGLRYPKPERDDDDSDKPAAETVCLQVTNSFSAASGVKTTPGLPLELTVDVVDGPSQASDVASFGLGRGWWLLGALILTGFLAGLVWGWLSRWRLAVWRTN is encoded by the coding sequence ATGATCACAAGTAAACAGCTGGCGGCGGGAGTGTGCGCCCTGCTCGCCGCCCTGACGGCCGGGATCGCCTTCCCGGCCGCGGCGGTCGCCGGTGAACCCACGGGCGGGACCGCGCCCAAGGTCGACCTCGTCCTCGACGTCAGCGGTTCCATGCGGACCCGGGACATCGACGGCGGCACCCGGATGGCAGCGGCGAAGCAGGCGTTCAACGAGGTGCTGGACGCGACGCCCGAGGAGGTCGAACTCGGCATCCGCACCCTCGGCGCCGACTACCCCGGCGACAACCAGAAGACGGGCTGCAAGGACACCGCGCAGCTCTACCCGGTCGGCCCGCTGGACCGCACCGAGGCCAAGACGGCGGTCGCGACCCTCTCCCCCACCGGCTGGACGCCGATCGGCCCGGCGCTGCTGAAGGCGGCCGGCGACCTCGACGGCGGCGACGGCTCCAAGCGGATCGTGCTGATCAGCGACGGTGAGGACACCTGCGCCCCGCTCGACCCGTGCGAGGTGGCCCGCGAGATCGCCGCCAAGGGCATCGGCCTGACCATCGACACCCTCGGTCTGGTCCCGAACGCCAAGATGCGGCAGCAGCTCAGCTGTATCGCGGAGGCGACCGGCGGGACGTACACCTCGGTGGAGCACACCGACGAACTCACCGACCGGGTCAACCAGTTGGTGGACCGGGCGGCCGATCCGGTGGTGACGCCGGTGGCCACCCAGGGCGCGACGGAGTGCGCGAAGGCGCCGACCCTCAAGTCCGGCCTGTACACCGACCGGGAGGAGTTCGGGCAGCAGCGCTGGTACCGGGTGGACGTCCCGGCGGGCCAGGAGCTGCGCGCCTCCGTGAGCGTGACGGCCGACCGGACGGTGAACCCGGACTATGGGACACTGCTGCGGGCCGTCACGGTGCACGGCCGCGAGATCGTGCGCGGCGAGGCCGCCGGAATCGGCCGTACGGACGTCATCTCCACCGGACTGCGCTACCCGAAGCCCGAGCGGGACGACGACGACAGCGACAAGCCGGCCGCCGAGACCGTCTGCCTCCAGGTCACCAACTCCTTCTCGGCGGCCTCCGGGGTCAAGACCACGCCGGGTCTGCCGCTGGAGCTGACCGTGGACGTGGTGGACGGGCCGAGCCAGGCGAGCGACGTGGCCTCCTTCGGCCTCGGACGCGGCTGGTGGCTGCTCGGCGCACTGATCCTCACCGGCTTCCTCGCCGGTCTCGTCTGGGGCTGGCTGTCGCGCTGGCGGCTCGCGGTCTGGAGGACCAACTGA
- a CDS encoding IucA/IucC family siderophore biosynthesis protein — protein MHRPPTAEAEVAEELAAVRPGLVPRYTAELPGARAAVLTRLWRGLTHEPLPWLTDRADGPDGCTLRLSDGRRLHGPRPDPYATAAYVSVVRLDEVAYDDPARLMTDLAVAHGTAFAVELGHSVASLALSRAGQERPAAEERPVYDWEWERRVVDGHPYHPGCRSRPGFSVAEQLAYGPEHGPLVRLGLLPVPAGECLVTGDWPDELRDGERLLVPTHPWQAEHVLKRACDTGIDARPLMSLRTLELPGGFQQPCGPHVKTALSARLTSSVRDISGYSIALSATLSAFAETLAARLDGLLHITRTLGAVTANSPDVAAVLRESPRAYAAPGSGERVVPVAALATTGLPESPAWLADFTRLALTVGLRLLDLGVALEAHGQNLLVVLSPTGAPVRLVYRDLADIRVSPARLARHGIPVPELTGRIVTDDVTALRRKLFGSLVAGALAGTAGSTAVLRGALESAVRDLPRTPDLVALLEEPVPAKALTLMRLSPGTPGDQWAGLPHPLH, from the coding sequence GTGCACCGTCCCCCCACCGCCGAGGCCGAGGTCGCCGAGGAGCTGGCCGCCGTACGTCCCGGCCTCGTGCCGCGGTACACGGCCGAACTGCCCGGTGCCCGCGCGGCCGTCCTGACCCGGTTGTGGCGCGGTCTCACCCATGAGCCGCTCCCCTGGCTCACGGACCGCGCGGACGGCCCCGACGGGTGCACCCTGCGCCTGTCGGACGGCCGCCGGCTGCACGGCCCGCGTCCGGACCCCTACGCCACCGCCGCGTACGTCTCCGTCGTACGACTCGACGAGGTGGCGTACGACGATCCGGCGCGGCTGATGACCGACCTCGCCGTAGCGCACGGTACGGCCTTCGCCGTCGAACTCGGCCACAGCGTCGCCTCGTTGGCGCTGTCCCGGGCCGGGCAGGAGCGGCCCGCGGCGGAGGAACGGCCGGTGTACGACTGGGAGTGGGAGCGGCGGGTGGTCGACGGGCATCCGTACCACCCCGGTTGCCGCTCCCGTCCCGGCTTCTCGGTGGCCGAACAGCTCGCCTACGGTCCCGAGCACGGTCCGCTGGTGCGGCTTGGGCTGCTGCCGGTACCGGCGGGCGAGTGCCTGGTGACCGGTGACTGGCCGGACGAACTGCGGGACGGGGAGCGGCTGTTGGTGCCGACGCATCCCTGGCAGGCGGAGCATGTGCTCAAGCGGGCGTGCGACACCGGGATCGACGCGCGTCCGCTGATGTCCCTGCGCACGCTGGAGCTGCCCGGCGGGTTCCAGCAGCCCTGCGGACCGCATGTGAAGACCGCGCTGAGCGCCCGGCTGACGTCGTCGGTGCGGGACATCTCCGGGTACTCGATCGCGCTGTCCGCGACCCTGTCGGCGTTCGCGGAGACGTTGGCCGCCCGGCTGGACGGTCTGCTGCACATCACCCGCACGCTGGGCGCGGTCACCGCCAACTCCCCCGATGTGGCGGCGGTGTTGCGGGAGTCACCGCGGGCGTATGCGGCCCCGGGCAGTGGTGAGCGTGTGGTGCCGGTGGCCGCGCTCGCCACCACCGGGCTGCCCGAATCCCCGGCCTGGCTCGCCGACTTCACCCGTCTCGCGCTCACGGTGGGCCTGCGGCTGCTGGACCTGGGGGTGGCGCTGGAGGCGCATGGTCAGAACCTCCTGGTGGTGCTGTCCCCGACGGGCGCGCCCGTGCGGCTGGTCTACCGGGACCTCGCCGACATCCGGGTGAGCCCGGCCCGGCTGGCCCGGCACGGCATCCCGGTCCCGGAGCTGACCGGACGCATCGTCACCGACGACGTGACGGCCCTGCGCCGCAAGCTGTTCGGCTCGCTGGTGGCCGGAGCGCTCGCCGGTACGGCGGGCTCGACGGCGGTGTTGCGGGGGGCGCTGGAAAGCGCCGTACGGGATCTGCCGCGCACGCCGGACCTCGTCGCACTCCTCGAAGAGCCGGTGCCCGCCAAGGCGTTGACGCTGATGCGGCTGTCGCCGGGGACGCCGGGGGACCAGTGGGCCGGACTGCCCCATCCCCTTCACTGA